The Virgibacillus siamensis sequence AAAAAAATTGAATAGAAAAGGTCGTGTTCTATTGTTCATTAAACCGCTTAAAATTCCCCTCCATATTTTAAAAACGATGGCCCTTGATAGACGAACCCCAAAAACACATCCGCACAAACAATTTATCAGCCAGCAAGCGACTAACTTGTACTCCGGATATAAAGGTGAAAAGGCCCTCGAATACTACCTGCAATTTCTTCCCGAGAACCAATTTTTTATTTTTCATTACCTGCGTTTTCTTGATAAATATGGTCATTTCCAACTTGATTTCCTTCTACTATCTGCCTATTTCCATTTGATCATAGAGGTGAAGAATGTTTATGATAATATGAACTTTGATGAATTAGGACAGGCATTTCGTGTAATGGGTGACGATGTGGAAGTGTTCAGAAGTCCTATTGAACAGGTAAATATGCAACATAACAGGCTTAAGAGCTTGTACCGCAATCATGATTTTCCAACAGTTCCGATCAAAAAAATAGTTGTGTACAGCCGTGACGATATGTACCTTCGTAATTTAGCCAACAATAAAGTCATTAACGACACCGTTATGCACCGCGATCATGTACTCCCCAAAATTGAAAACTTTACCGAAATGTACCAAACTCCATACTTTTCTGAGGAGCAATTGATGGAATTATCTTCCACGTTGATGGGAGCTCATCGCCCCGAGGATTTTTTATTAATGGAAAGACTGAGGGTATCTCAGGAGGAACTGATTAAAGGCGTTTTTTGTCCAAATTGCGGATGTGTCCCAATGTTGTGGAAACATGGGAAGTGGCATTGTAAAAGTTGCGGGTGTGTTTCGAAAAATGCGCATCGGACTACTCTTGCCGATTATGCTTTGTTATCGGATGAATATATTAATAATAGACAGGCACGTCAATTTTTACTGATGGATTCAATACACACGGCCAAGAGAGTGTTGCAGAAAGAGGCGTCGGAGGAAATTGGCAATCGGGGCGGAAGAAAATATAAATTAGATATCGATAAATTGCTGGCTAAATGCTAAAGATTACGGTTATTTCGCTATAGTTTAAGATAAAAGTGCTAAAGTTCATATGTAAAGTGCTAAAGTTCACAACTTAAATGCTAAAGTTCACAATTGACGCCCGCCGAACTGACGCAAGGCCAAAAAGCACGGCGAATTGTAAACAAACACCGAAGAGCCATTTAACGGTGCACGAAAATGGGTGAAAGAGAATCGCGGCCCCACTAAAAAAGGAAGCCTGCCATCGGGCTTCCTTTTTACATACAGACATCTTCAATATGCGTGACGGCATCAGCACTGCAGAT is a genomic window containing:
- a CDS encoding nuclease-related domain-containing protein gives rise to the protein MALDRRTPKTHPHKQFISQQATNLYSGYKGEKALEYYLQFLPENQFFIFHYLRFLDKYGHFQLDFLLLSAYFHLIIEVKNVYDNMNFDELGQAFRVMGDDVEVFRSPIEQVNMQHNRLKSLYRNHDFPTVPIKKIVVYSRDDMYLRNLANNKVINDTVMHRDHVLPKIENFTEMYQTPYFSEEQLMELSSTLMGAHRPEDFLLMERLRVSQEELIKGVFCPNCGCVPMLWKHGKWHCKSCGCVSKNAHRTTLADYALLSDEYINNRQARQFLLMDSIHTAKRVLQKEASEEIGNRGGRKYKLDIDKLLAKC